GGGTGTATGCCGCCGCGGCGGCGCTGCGGCGGCGGATAGGCACGCCACACCAGCTCCTCGAGCTCGCCGGTGGTACGCAGGGGACGTTCCGCCCGCCGGCGGGCCACGGCGCGCGCGATCCGCCGAGCATGGCGCTCCTCCCCGTACTGGTAGAAGAGATCCGCCAAGGCTGATTCCGGCTCCTCATTGAGAATATCGGCAGCCGTGCGCGGCAGCCGTTCATCGAGCCGCATGTCCAGCGGCTCGCAGCCGCGGAACGAGAAGCCGCGGGCGCTGCAGTCGAAGTGGTAGCTCGCCAGCCCCAGATCGAGCAGTACCAGGTGCGCCGAGCCGCTGCGGCGCGCCATGACATCGGCAAACCAGCCGCGCTCGAACTCGACGCGGCGCCCGAAGCGGCCCAGGGTACGGCGGGCGCGCTCCAGCATGTGCGCGTCGACGTCCACGGCCAGGAGCGACAGCGAGGGGTAGCGGTCGAGGAACCGCTGCGCATGTCCACCATCGCCGACAGTGCCGTCGATCATCAGGCCGCCGCGCTCCGGCGCGGTCAGCCAGTGCAGACACTCCTGCACCATCACTGGTTCATGTACCGATACCGGTTTACGCACACGCATCAGAACGTGATCGCGCCGCCGATCTCCTCGGCGGCCTCCTTGAACCTCTCCTCGTTCGCATCCAGGTAGGCCGTGTACGACGGTTCGTCCCAGATTTCGAGGTACTTGACCATGCCGAGGATGGTGCAATCCTTCCTCAGCGCGGCGAACTCGCGCAGCGTCGGCGGAATGGCGATGCGACCGCTGCGATCGATCTCCACCTCCTGCGCCGGTGCCAGGATGCGTCGCTGGATGAGACGAGCCCGCT
The genomic region above belongs to Spirochaetaceae bacterium and contains:
- the rsmH gene encoding 16S rRNA (cytosine(1402)-N(4))-methyltransferase RsmH gives rise to the protein MRVRKPVSVHEPVMVQECLHWLTAPERGGLMIDGTVGDGGHAQRFLDRYPSLSLLAVDVDAHMLERARRTLGRFGRRVEFERGWFADVMARRSGSAHLVLLDLGLASYHFDCSARGFSFRGCEPLDMRLDERLPRTAADILNEEPESALADLFYQYGEERHARRIARAVARRRAERPLRTTGELEELVWRAYPPPQRRRGGIHPATRSFQALRIAVNDELRRLETGLAAALRCLAAGGSIGVIAFHSLEDRIVKQHLRRAAQEPPAAGDGAAWEVCTKRPLRPAPAEVHANPRSRSARLRVARKVADHG
- the mraZ gene encoding division/cell wall cluster transcriptional repressor MraZ, with product MISGEYRYALDEKGRLMVPAKVRSEVVGNVMILTRGVDRCLWLFPSDEWRQLSENLIAATSPFSERARLIQRRILAPAQEVEIDRSGRIAIPPTLREFAALRKDCTILGMVKYLEIWDEPSYTAYLDANEERFKEAAEEIGGAITF